Below is a genomic region from Flammeovirgaceae bacterium SG7u.111.
CCTGAACCACAAATGCACTTTATTAATTAAAAAGCAAAAAGTGGGCTCACAGTTTTACAAAAAAAATGATAAATTGTGAGTTTTTACATACCTGTAAGCCTGCTTACAGACAATCAGTTTAATCTATTATTAACATAACCTCACAAATACAACAATGAGTAAATATTATTATGGAGAGGAGCGTGACTTCTATGATGCGATCGTCGTTGGTACGGGCATCAGTGGGGGATGGGCAGCCAAGGAGCTTTGCGAAAGCGGTTTAAAGACCTTGGTGTTGGAACGTGGTCGGATGGTCGAACACGTAAAAGACTACGAAACAGCAAACAAAGACGATTGGGATTTTCCTAACGGAGGCAAGTTGTCTCAAAAAGAATTGGCATTGCAGCCTAAACAAGCCCGCACGGGTTATATTATGCATGCGGCATCGCACAAATGGTTTGTCAATGACATTGAACATCCCTACAGCGAAACCAAGCCGTTTGATTGGCACAGGGGCTACCATGTGGGGGGGAGGTCTATTATGTGGGGACGCCACAGCTACCGATGGAGCGACATGGATTTTGCAGCAAACAAGGAAGATGGGCATGGCATAGACTGGCCCGTTCGATACAAAGACATTGCCCCGTGGTACAGTAAAGTAGAGTCTTTCATAGGAGTTTCAGGTGAGCCATTGGGGCTTCCTCAATTGCCCGATAGCGAGTTTTTGCCCATGATGGAGCTCAATTGCGTAGAGCAACATTTTAGAGAGAAAGTTTCTGAAGGATTTGATGGGAGAGTGGTGACTTCGGGAAGAATAGCGCACATCACAGGTGATAAGCGATTTGAAGGAAGGACAAATTGTCAATATAGAAACCGCTGTATAAGGGGCTGCCCTTATGGAGGATATTTCAGTAGCAATGCAGCTACACTTCCTGCTGCTGCAAAAACAGGAAATATGACACTTCGCCCCGATTCGGTTGTAGCAGAAGTAATTTATGACCCAGATACGAAAAAAGCCTCTGGTGTAAAAGTGATCGATAGGCTCACAAAAGAAGAGATGGTTTTCAATGCCAAGGTTATCTTTTTGTGTGCTTCCACGGTAGGTTCAACTTCTATTTTGATGCAATCACGTTCTGACCGTTTTCCTAATGGTCTTGGAAATGATTCGGACCAGTTGGGAAGAAATATGATGGACCATCACCTTGGGGTAGGTGCTAGTGGAACGTTCGATGGTTACGATGATAAATATTACAAAGGTCGCAGGCCAGGTGGGGTTTATATCCCTCGCTTTAGAAACCTAGGCGGAAACTCGAAGAAGGATTTTATTCGAGGGTATGGTTACCAAGGAGGTGCCAGCCGAGGAAATTGGCAAGATGCCGTGGCAGAGCTTTCTATGGGAAAAGACCTTAAAGAAGCGATACTTTCTCCAGGAGGATGGAGAATGGGGATTAGCGGATTTGGAGAAATCCTTCCTTATGAAGACAACCGAATGACTTTGGATTATGATAAGGTAGACGGTTGGGGACTTCCAACTGTGAATTTTGACGCAGATATTCGTGACAATGAGCTCAAGATGCGTGAAGACATGGTGAGCCAAGCTGCAGAAATGTTGAAAAAAGCAGGTATGAAGGATGTGAAAGAGAGAAATGGTACTTACAATATGGGGCATGGCATCCATGAAATGGGAACGGCCAGAATGGGAAGAGATGCGAAGACTTCGGTATTGAATGGAAATAACCAAGTACATGCCGTGCCAAATGTGTACGTAACGGACGGCTCGTTTATGACCTCGGCCAGTTGCGTAAATCCTTCATTGACATACATGGCATTTACCGCACGTGCCGCTAATCATGCAGTTAAAGAACTTAAAAAAGGAAATATATAATGGACAGAAGAAAAGCATTATTAAACATGGGAAAGTCGCTGGGGTATACCGTGGCAGCACCCACTTTCCTAAGCTTCATACAAAGTTGTAGCAAAGGAGACGAAAGCGCCGTTTGGGCGCCTACTTTCCTTACAAAAGACCAAGGGGCAACGCTAACGTATTTGGTAGATGCGCTCTTGCCCAAAACGGATACTCCTTCGGCTTCGGACATGAACGTACACGTGTTTATCGACAAATTTGCTGCCGAGGTAATGGACGATAAGCAGCAAAAACTCTTGAAAGAGACCTTGGACAAAATAGCGCAAACAGTTGGAGGAGAGATAAGCCAAGAAGCCGTACAAAAAGTAGCCGTTTCTATTTATAAGGAAAATACAGAAGGTTTTCCATTTGCTATGAGAATAAGAGACCTGACTATTTGGGGCTACAAATGCAACGAATATATAGGAGAGCAAGTGCTTGCTTATTTACCTGTGCCGGGTCAATACGTTTCCTGCGGAGACGTGCAAGAGCTTTCGGGTGGAAGAGCGTGGTCTATTTAAATTATAAATAGGATTTTTAAGCCTACTGTACGAGGGGGCAAGTAAAGTGGAGGCGTCGTTGACATATCCCACAGTGCTTGCCCCCTCCATATTTTTCCCTACCTTTGCACCCATTATTTTACCAAACAAGATCTGACATTATGAAAAAGGCAGAATTCCATACCGCAAAGGGCTTGATGAAAGTAGAGTTTTACGAAAAGGATGCTCCTATAGCGGTTGAAAACTTTACCAAATTAGCCAAGAAAGGCTTTTACGATGGGCTTACTTTCCACCGAGTGATCCCTAACTTTGTAGTACAAGGCGGATGCCCAGATGGTACTGGCGCTGGCGGTCCTGGCTACACCATAAAATGTGAGCTTGACGGCGACAACCAATACCATGACCGTGGCGTGCTTTCTATGGCACATGCAGGAAGAAATACTGGCGGTTCGCAGTTTTTCATCTGCCACAGCCGTGACAATACTTCTCACCTCGACGGCAACCACACTTGCTTTGGCAAAGTAGTGGAAGGCTTGGAAGTGATCGATGAGATTCGCCAAGGCGATAAGATCGAGAAAATTGTTGTGATTGAAGAATAGTAGCTATTTGTGAATAGGGAAAAGGCATGGGAGACTATGCCTTTTTTCATTGAATAGCATCTGCGTTAAAACCAAAACCCATTTTTTACCCATACTTTTTTGATAGTACTACAGCAACATACCGTCCCCATGCTTTCAGAAAAAGCCCGCATCAGCGAATACTTAATCGGGATTTTTGAGCAATTACCTTCCCGCAACAGCGTGAAAAAAGCCATCAAAAAAGGCGAGGTTTACCTCAATGGGGATGAAGCAGACTCAGGCAGGTGGGTCAACTCTGGCGATGAAATCCAACTTATGGACTTGGAGGAAAAACTGCCAAGGGTGTTTGAATTTAAGATGGATGTGGTGTTTGAAGACGAGTATCTTGCCATAGTTCATAAGCCGGCCGGGCTGTTGGTGAGTGGCAATCAGTTTCGCACCTTGGAGAATGCCCTTCCTTTTAATGTGCAAAAATCGACTGAGCCAGATGCGCTCAAGTACCCCAAACCGGTGCACAGGCTCGATTTCCAGACCAGTGGCTTGCTCGTAACTGCTAAAACAGCTAAGGCACATGCCGAACTGGGCAAGATGTTCAAGGAGCGAACAATCCAAAAAACATATCATGCAGTAGTGGTTGGGCTGACTCCCGAAAGTGGGGTGTTGGAAGAAGATGTAAACGGGCAGCAAGCCGTTACCGAATTTGAATTGGTTTCCAGCTCTCCTGCCTTGCAAAGCGGGCAGATTTCTTTATTGAAACTAAAGCCCTACACGGGCCGCACCCACCAGATTCGCATCCATACCGCAGGCATGGGCAGCCCTATAGTTGGGGATAAAATCTATGGAAACAAGGAAAAATCCATCCAACACAAAGGATTATTCCTTTCCGCCACGGGCTTAGATTTTACCCACCCAATTACTCAGCAGCCTATTTCCCTCCAGCTCGATATCCCCTATAAGTTCCTTTCCCTCATGAAGAGGGCGAAGCGCAGGTGGCTAAAGTTTAAAGAGGAGGAGTAGGCTTTAAATTTCTTCCTCGGCAAACTGCTCTAGCTGAACCTGCATTTTTTGGATGCGGCTTTCAAAAGATTCGGAACTTAGCGAATCGCGCCTTCTGTCCACCATAATAGGGAAGGCAAACGGGGTGAATTTGGGAGGGTTGGTCACTTTGATGTGCATCGTTTTTATTTTGTCCATTGCCTTTTCTAGCCTTCCGTGTTCCAGTTGCATATCTATCACTTCTTGGAAGGCTTGCTTTATCAAAAGGTTTTCTGAGTCATATTCGGAAAAAACATCAAACAGCAACTGGGTTGAAGCTTGCAGGTGTCTCGCTTTTTTGCTTTTGCCTGGGTATCCTCTAAATACCAAACCGGCAATGGTGGCTATTTCCCGAAACCTACGCTTAGCCATTTCCGTTTCGTTGAGACTACTTTCTATGTCAAAGAGCAAGTTTTCGGTGCTGAAAAGGTCGCTTTCGAGGGCATCTTCCAGCGGGATTTCTATATCGGAAAGGATTTCAAAGCCATAATCGTTCATGGCAAAAGTGAGGCTGATCGGCAGCATTTGGCTTATACGAAAGCAGACCATAGCTGCCATGATTTCGTGCACCATTCTTCCCTCAAAAGGATAGAAGAAAACGTGGTAGCCCTCATCTGACCGAATTTTCTCAATGAGAAACTGGTTTTTGGCAGGAACGAGCGACCAACGATGTTGCAGTTCTAGCATAGGGCGGATGGTTTGCATTTCAATGTCGATTGATGTTCGGAAGGCATCCAGCTTTTCCCTTATCAGCCCAGCTAGCTCCGAGGAAAGCGGCATCCGTGCGCCCATCCAGCGGGGGACTTGCCCCTTTTTTTTGTTAGATTTTTTCACCTTGGCGGTAAGCTTGTCCATTTTCACAAACTCCAAATTTCTGCCCGCAAACCAAAATACGTCCCCTGGGTTTAGCTTCGAGATGAAATACTCTTCTACCGTACCGATGTAGCCACCCGTTACAAACCGCACTTTTATCATCGGTTCGCTCACAATTGTGCCCATGGAAAGTCTATGACGGATGGCAACTTTTCGAGATGTAACTTTATACAAGCCATTTTCGACTACCACTTTACTAAACTCATCGTAAGCACCAAGGCTATTTCCCCCTGTGGTGATAAATGCCAGTGCCCATTCCCATTCTTCCCTGCTCAGTTCTCTGTAAGCGTAGGTGCTTTTTACTTCTTGCCAGAGTTGTTTTGCTTCAAACCCATCCGAAACAGCCAAAGTAACCATATATTGTACGAGCACATCCATCGGCTTTTGGAGTGGAAAACGGCTTTCCAAGTGGGTGACATTATCTTCTTGGGTGACTTCCCTCACGGCTTGGGAGAGGGCTGCCCCTTCCATAAGTTCTAAGGAGTGGGTAGGCATGAAATAGATTTTGCTCACAGCATCGGGGCGGTGGCCACTTCTTCCAGCCCGCTGCAAAAATCGGTTTACCCCTTTTGGACCACCTATTTGGATCACGGTTTCCACAGGTCGGAAATCCACGCCCAAGTCGAGGCTAGAGGTGCAGGCCACCAATTTCAATTTCCCCTCGTGGATGGCATCTTCTACCCACATCCGAATGGCCGGATCGAGCGATCCGTGGTGCATGGCCAGTTGCCCAGCAAGCCAAGGGGCTTTTGCCAATAGGGTCTGGTACCAAATTTCGGTTTGGGCTCGGGTATTGGTAAAAAGTAGGGTCGAGGTGCTTTTTTCAACAATGGGTAGAACTTTGTCGATGAGGTTTAAGCCCAAATGCCCCGTCCAAGGAAATTTTTCTACGGTATCGGGGAGGATGGAAACCGCTTCGATTTTCTTTTGAACTTTCGCTTTTACGGTGTAAAACCCATTTCCGCAAAGAACTTCCCCTGCTTGCTGTAAATTGCCAATGGTAGCCGAAATCCCCCAAACTCGTAGCTTTGGCTGCAAGGCTTTTAACCTGGAGATTCCCAGCTCGGCTTGTATGCCTCTTTTAGAGCCAAGAAGCTCATGCCATTCGTCTACAATCACCGTTTTAAGTTCTTGAAAAAGAGAGGGGTATCCTTTTTGTGCCAACAGTACATGTAGGCTTTCGGGTGTGGTGATGAGGCAGTGGGGCATTTGTTTTTTTTGTAGCCTTTTGGTTGCTGCGGTCGTATCTCCAGAGCGAATACCCACTTCCCAAGGCACGCCCAACCCTTCGCAGGCTTCTTGCATAGCTCGTTGAATATCTTTGGCGAGTGCCCGAAGTGGGGTAATCCAAATGACCTGCAAGCCTTTAGGCTGTTTGTTTTTGGTAATATTGTTAAAATATTCGGCTAGGCAGCCTAGCCAAAGTCCGTAGGTTTTCCCACTGCCAGTTGGGGCATTGAGAATGCCGTTCTCTCCTCGAAGGTACGCCTGCCAAGCTTCAAGCTGAAAGGGAAAGGGTTTCCAGTCTTTTTGGGCAAACCAAGTCTCTATTTGTCCAATTCCAAGAAAATTATCCGATATGGCTGTGTTTTTTTTCTCCATTTCTCACAAAAAAGGAAAGATAAGGATTTTCAACATAAGCTTTTGGTTGCGCTTTCAGGAAAGAAGACTAGTAATCTTCCCGAAGGTTTTTATTTTTGGATCATAAAATCAACAGGTTCAAACAAGAATAAAATCATGCGCATATATTTGATAGGAATGCCCGCTTCGGGGAAAAGTACGGTGGGGAGTGAACTTGCAGAGAGGTTGGGCTACGATTTTGTAGATACCGATGACCTGATTGCAGAAAGAGAGGGGATAGGTATTCCTGAGATTTTTTCTGAGAAAGGTGAGGATTACTTTAGAAAAGTGGAAGGAGATGTGCTTAGAAGTACCTTGCCAGAAAAAGCTGTAATAGCCACAGGCGGGGGAGTCCCTTGTTTTGCCGGTAATATGGAGTTTATAAAAGAACAGGGGATTTCTGTGTACCTGAAAGTTCCTGTGGAAGAGTTGGCCTCTCGTAGTATGGCACAACATGGGGCTCGTCCTCTGCTCAAAGATTTTGTTGGATTGCAGTTGCTCGACGAGTTGAAGTCGAAACTGAAAGCCCGTGAAGTGTTTTACAACCAAGCCGATTTACAAATTCAGGGTAAACAACCAGATATTGATACCCTCATAGAAAAGCTTAAACTTAAAGCTACCCTCTAATAATCTAGCCCCAACTGGTTATGTCATTTTATTGCCTTTCCTTCACTTTCGTAGAAAGAATCAGTGTGTTGCTCTTCAAAAAAATATGTTTCATAGAAAATATTGCTGTTAAGAATTAGTTTAAAACACTGAGGTCTAAAAGGATCCTGTGCGCGAAAAAAACCTGTTTTTTGCGCTTTACCAACCCCTAGGCAATAAGGAAAGGTAACGCCTGCCCAAGCTTAGATAACACCAACTGAATGAAAACGCTTACTGGTAAATTGACTAAACAAATCTTGACCTTCAGGAGAGGGGCTATTGGAGTTTTTGATCAGATTGAAAATAAATGGTGGGGAATGTTTTTTGAGCAGCCTCAGTCAAAAATGGAATTACAGCGAGTCCCTATAAGAGTACATAAGAAGAATCGATAATATAATTATTTGCGAAAAGACTTTTATGTCGCTTGCAAGCTCATACATAAAATTATCTTAAATAACCTAACACGTCTATGGAGGTGAACTTACTTGATTATTACCTGAGTATGGATCAACAACGTATCATTCTTTATTATAAAGGGCCATTCGACGAGACTATTCTTGCGAAGATCAGTACCTATATCAAAAATCATTTTGCTGATCAGCCTAAATCTGGGCACAAGCTTTTTGCGGTGTTCATAGAATTGGCTCAGAATATTGCATTTTATTCTTCTGAAAAAGACCATTTTGAAGGTGTAGATGAGAAAAAAGGAATAGGTACTATTCTGATCAGAGATGCACACGATAAAGTTACGTTTACTGCGGGTAACCTAGTGAAAACAGAAGTGGTAGAAGAGATTTCTGCAAAATGTGACAAGATAAACTCGCTTACATATGATGAGCTTAGGGCTTTCAAAAAAGAAGTGAGGAAAAGACCAAGAAAAGAGGGGCACAAAGGGGGGAGTATTGGCTTAATCCAAGTTGCGCTGAAATCTGAAAGCAGCCTCAAAATGGAACACAAACCAATTGACGACAACCACTCTTTCTACATGATATCTACAGACGTAGAGAAGGAGGTAGTTGGTTCTTAAATTAATTATTCAAGTGGTAAATTTAAATAACTTAAATAAATGGAAGATATTCATATTCAAGGGGAAAGTGGCACATTTTTTACCCCTAATGTAGATTTTAATGCGAGTTCTGGCCATTGCTCCATTACTGGGGAATCATACCTCGAAAACTCATTTGAATTTTATGACAAACTGATCCAATGGTTTGATAGTTATTTTGCCGAAGGCGGAGAAGCAATAGTGCTTGATATCAAGCTTACGTATTTCAATACAAGTTCGTCAAGGGCTTTGCTCGATTTGTTCATTAAGCTAAAAGAGCTAGAAGACGAAGGTAAAAATGTGACCGTAAACTGGCATTACGGTGTTCCAGATGACACAGACATGGAGCAAGAAGCCGAAGATTTTATAGATGATTCGGGACTCGAAATAAATTTAGTAGAGTTTGAATCCTAAAATACTTATTAAATGAGTGTTCTAAGTTGTTTATTCATTGGGTTTTGACCTAGGCTGACTCGCCTAGGTTTTTTTTGTTATTTGTTTTTCTCATGCTTGTCTAGTCCAAAAACCTGGGTGAGCACAGAGTAAAATATAGAATAGACAAAGCCAAATAAGATGGCAGACCACACACTGCTCACCTCAAAGCCTCCTACCAAATCACTGGTGAAATAGAT
It encodes:
- a CDS encoding GMC family oxidoreductase — encoded protein: MSKYYYGEERDFYDAIVVGTGISGGWAAKELCESGLKTLVLERGRMVEHVKDYETANKDDWDFPNGGKLSQKELALQPKQARTGYIMHAASHKWFVNDIEHPYSETKPFDWHRGYHVGGRSIMWGRHSYRWSDMDFAANKEDGHGIDWPVRYKDIAPWYSKVESFIGVSGEPLGLPQLPDSEFLPMMELNCVEQHFREKVSEGFDGRVVTSGRIAHITGDKRFEGRTNCQYRNRCIRGCPYGGYFSSNAATLPAAAKTGNMTLRPDSVVAEVIYDPDTKKASGVKVIDRLTKEEMVFNAKVIFLCASTVGSTSILMQSRSDRFPNGLGNDSDQLGRNMMDHHLGVGASGTFDGYDDKYYKGRRPGGVYIPRFRNLGGNSKKDFIRGYGYQGGASRGNWQDAVAELSMGKDLKEAILSPGGWRMGISGFGEILPYEDNRMTLDYDKVDGWGLPTVNFDADIRDNELKMREDMVSQAAEMLKKAGMKDVKERNGTYNMGHGIHEMGTARMGRDAKTSVLNGNNQVHAVPNVYVTDGSFMTSASCVNPSLTYMAFTARAANHAVKELKKGNI
- a CDS encoding gluconate 2-dehydrogenase subunit 3 family protein, with translation MDRRKALLNMGKSLGYTVAAPTFLSFIQSCSKGDESAVWAPTFLTKDQGATLTYLVDALLPKTDTPSASDMNVHVFIDKFAAEVMDDKQQKLLKETLDKIAQTVGGEISQEAVQKVAVSIYKENTEGFPFAMRIRDLTIWGYKCNEYIGEQVLAYLPVPGQYVSCGDVQELSGGRAWSI
- a CDS encoding peptidylprolyl isomerase; amino-acid sequence: MKKAEFHTAKGLMKVEFYEKDAPIAVENFTKLAKKGFYDGLTFHRVIPNFVVQGGCPDGTGAGGPGYTIKCELDGDNQYHDRGVLSMAHAGRNTGGSQFFICHSRDNTSHLDGNHTCFGKVVEGLEVIDEIRQGDKIEKIVVIEE
- a CDS encoding RluA family pseudouridine synthase, translated to MLSEKARISEYLIGIFEQLPSRNSVKKAIKKGEVYLNGDEADSGRWVNSGDEIQLMDLEEKLPRVFEFKMDVVFEDEYLAIVHKPAGLLVSGNQFRTLENALPFNVQKSTEPDALKYPKPVHRLDFQTSGLLVTAKTAKAHAELGKMFKERTIQKTYHAVVVGLTPESGVLEEDVNGQQAVTEFELVSSSPALQSGQISLLKLKPYTGRTHQIRIHTAGMGSPIVGDKIYGNKEKSIQHKGLFLSATGLDFTHPITQQPISLQLDIPYKFLSLMKRAKRRWLKFKEEE
- a CDS encoding ligase-associated DNA damage response DEXH box helicase, giving the protein MEKKNTAISDNFLGIGQIETWFAQKDWKPFPFQLEAWQAYLRGENGILNAPTGSGKTYGLWLGCLAEYFNNITKNKQPKGLQVIWITPLRALAKDIQRAMQEACEGLGVPWEVGIRSGDTTAATKRLQKKQMPHCLITTPESLHVLLAQKGYPSLFQELKTVIVDEWHELLGSKRGIQAELGISRLKALQPKLRVWGISATIGNLQQAGEVLCGNGFYTVKAKVQKKIEAVSILPDTVEKFPWTGHLGLNLIDKVLPIVEKSTSTLLFTNTRAQTEIWYQTLLAKAPWLAGQLAMHHGSLDPAIRMWVEDAIHEGKLKLVACTSSLDLGVDFRPVETVIQIGGPKGVNRFLQRAGRSGHRPDAVSKIYFMPTHSLELMEGAALSQAVREVTQEDNVTHLESRFPLQKPMDVLVQYMVTLAVSDGFEAKQLWQEVKSTYAYRELSREEWEWALAFITTGGNSLGAYDEFSKVVVENGLYKVTSRKVAIRHRLSMGTIVSEPMIKVRFVTGGYIGTVEEYFISKLNPGDVFWFAGRNLEFVKMDKLTAKVKKSNKKKGQVPRWMGARMPLSSELAGLIREKLDAFRTSIDIEMQTIRPMLELQHRWSLVPAKNQFLIEKIRSDEGYHVFFYPFEGRMVHEIMAAMVCFRISQMLPISLTFAMNDYGFEILSDIEIPLEDALESDLFSTENLLFDIESSLNETEMAKRRFREIATIAGLVFRGYPGKSKKARHLQASTQLLFDVFSEYDSENLLIKQAFQEVIDMQLEHGRLEKAMDKIKTMHIKVTNPPKFTPFAFPIMVDRRRDSLSSESFESRIQKMQVQLEQFAEEEI
- a CDS encoding shikimate kinase; this encodes MRIYLIGMPASGKSTVGSELAERLGYDFVDTDDLIAEREGIGIPEIFSEKGEDYFRKVEGDVLRSTLPEKAVIATGGGVPCFAGNMEFIKEQGISVYLKVPVEELASRSMAQHGARPLLKDFVGLQLLDELKSKLKAREVFYNQADLQIQGKQPDIDTLIEKLKLKATL
- a CDS encoding SiaB family protein kinase, which codes for MEVNLLDYYLSMDQQRIILYYKGPFDETILAKISTYIKNHFADQPKSGHKLFAVFIELAQNIAFYSSEKDHFEGVDEKKGIGTILIRDAHDKVTFTAGNLVKTEVVEEISAKCDKINSLTYDELRAFKKEVRKRPRKEGHKGGSIGLIQVALKSESSLKMEHKPIDDNHSFYMISTDVEKEVVGS
- a CDS encoding DUF1987 domain-containing protein, with amino-acid sequence MEDIHIQGESGTFFTPNVDFNASSGHCSITGESYLENSFEFYDKLIQWFDSYFAEGGEAIVLDIKLTYFNTSSSRALLDLFIKLKELEDEGKNVTVNWHYGVPDDTDMEQEAEDFIDDSGLEINLVEFES